In Candidatus Hydrogenedentota bacterium, the DNA window CCGGGAAGGATTCTGCGATGCGGTTCGGCGCGCAAAGGAGTACATCAAAGCGGGCGATGCGTTCCAAATTGTCTTGTCGCAGCGCTTCGAACGCGAACTCCACGCCAGCCCCGTTAACGTGTACCGCGCCTTGCGCTGCATCAACCCGTCGCCGTACATGGTCCTGGTGCAGTTCCCGGAGCTTACGCTTGTCGGTTCAAGCCCCGAGGTAATGACGCAAGTGCATGAACGGAAATGCAAGGTGCGGCCGATCGCGGGAACGCGTCCCCGGGGCGGTTCCGCCGCTGAGGACGCTGCCCTCGAGAAGGAGCTCATGGCGGACGAGAAGGAGATAGCCGAGCACATCATGCTGGTCGACCTGGGCCGCAACGACGTTGGCCGCGTCAGCGTGCCCGGCACCGTGGCCCCTACCGAGAAGCGGCTCATGTATATCGAGCGCTACTCGCACGTAATGCACATCGTAAGCGAAGTCGAGGGCACGCTCAAAGACGGGGAAGACGCCTTCACCGCCCTGCGCGCCACCTTCCCGATGGGGACGGTCAGCGGCGCGCCCAAGATACGGGCCATGGAAATCATCGACGAACTCGAACCCGTTCGCCGGGGGCCATATGCCGGCGGATGCGGCTACATCAGTTTTTCGGGCGATATGGACACCTGCATCATTATCCGAACCATGATCATCAAGGACGGCATCGCCTACGTCCAGGCAGGAGCAGGCATCGTTTACGACAGCGTGCCGGAAAAGGAATACGAAGAAACCGTGAACAAGGCCAAGGCGCTGTTCCGGGCCGTCGAATTCGCGGAAAGAGGGCTGGAAACATGATCGTGATTATCGACAACTACGACTCGTTTACCTACAACCTCGTTCAATACCTTGGGGAGATGGAGAGCGATGTCCGGGTATTTCGCAACGACGCCATTGACATCCAAGGGATTCGCGCATTGAAACCCGAGCATCTTGTGGTGTCTCCCGGACCATGCACTCCCCAGGAAGCCGGCATCTCGATCGCCGTCATCCGAGAACTGGGTCCCGAAATACCCACGCTGGGCGTCTGTCTGGGGCACCAGAGTATCGGCGCGGCCTTCGGAGGCGAAATCGTGCGGGCGGACAAGATTATGCACGGTAAGGTCAGTAAGATTTGCCACTTCGGCAACGTCCTGTTTGAAGGCGTCGATTCACCCTTTGAAGCCACCCGCTACCATTCATTGATCATCCGGCGCGAAACATGTCCCGAGGAACTCGAGATCACAGCGGAAACAGACGACAAAACCATCATGGGGGTTGCCAACAAGAAATACCCTATTTGGGGGGTACAGTTTCATCCTGAGAGCATTCTGACGAAACCAGGAAAGCAAATGCTGCGCAATTTCCTCGCTCAGAAGGCGGCGCCTCACAACCCTTGAATCCGCGCTAAGCTACGAAAACTGCACGACTTATATCTTTGACTTTGGGTCGGCCTTGTGTTAGAGTAGGGCGGTAATGTGCAGTGTCGGATTCGGAAAGAAAGGCCTCTCGAAATGACGCAGCCTCCGAAGAACCTGGGGAAGAAGCAGCAGCGGGCCTTAGGGCACCTTGACCGCAATCTGCAATTGTGCCGCGAATTCCTGAACGATTGGTTGTTGTTCAACCAAATCCTGTCCGCATTTCCGGCTGAAAACGCCAACCGGGCCGAATTGGAGAACCAGTTTCTCAAGATCAAGAGCAAACTGGCCCGAGAGCATCAAATCTTGAAGGAAAGTCTCGGCCAGGACTACCGAATCGATGGCAACACGATGAACATCGTGGCGGGTGCAACCAGCCTGGAGAACATCTTCGGCCAATCGGAAATCGCCGTTAAGAAGCTTCAGGGCGAATGGCACCGTGCCTTTATCTCGATCAACGAGACCCTTGGCGGGCTCGAGGACAAGCGCGGGCGCGTTCTCGGCGGCGAGAAGGTGTTTATCGGCGGCCTGGACGCCCCCACAGCCGCCGGAAGCGGGGGCATGTCCGAAAAGGCGAAAAGAAACGTCATTATCGTGGTGGTTATTCTCATTGTAGTCGGCATCATGGTGGGTGTACCGCAGATCCGCGGGATGTATGTGGACGCATGGCGGGACCTCTTCGGCGGCTGAGAACAGCGCTGAGGCCGTTTCATTTCTATCGC includes these proteins:
- a CDS encoding aminodeoxychorismate/anthranilate synthase component II, whose product is MIVIIDNYDSFTYNLVQYLGEMESDVRVFRNDAIDIQGIRALKPEHLVVSPGPCTPQEAGISIAVIRELGPEIPTLGVCLGHQSIGAAFGGEIVRADKIMHGKVSKICHFGNVLFEGVDSPFEATRYHSLIIRRETCPEELEITAETDDKTIMGVANKKYPIWGVQFHPESILTKPGKQMLRNFLAQKAAPHNP
- the trpE gene encoding anthranilate synthase component I; this encodes MHHPSLDEFRGIARQGAIVPVYKEILADVETPVTAYIKLAKNQQYSFLLESVEQADRLGRYSFLGANPSTIFRSKGEKVTIVREGRPSSFESRDPLTDLRKLMEEYTPVPVPGMPKFHGGAVGYISYDEVRHFEKLPDANPDALNVPDLYFIITDTILIFDHVNNRLKIVSNAYVQGDPQTAYNEAIRKIDAIEQTLRKPLVLTSERIHAGEVDKEPRSSFTREGFCDAVRRAKEYIKAGDAFQIVLSQRFERELHASPVNVYRALRCINPSPYMVLVQFPELTLVGSSPEVMTQVHERKCKVRPIAGTRPRGGSAAEDAALEKELMADEKEIAEHIMLVDLGRNDVGRVSVPGTVAPTEKRLMYIERYSHVMHIVSEVEGTLKDGEDAFTALRATFPMGTVSGAPKIRAMEIIDELEPVRRGPYAGGCGYISFSGDMDTCIIIRTMIIKDGIAYVQAGAGIVYDSVPEKEYEETVNKAKALFRAVEFAERGLET